A genomic segment from Gilvibacter sp. SZ-19 encodes:
- a CDS encoding alpha/beta hydrolase has translation MRKLFFGVAIFTIPYTVFSIFMYFIQDNIMFQPQPLASDHVYQFESKFEEFNLWTPDSIALNALHFKVPEPKGVILYYHGNAGNLDRWGGIAEQYTRYGYDVIVMDYRGYGKSGGEPAEPSMYTDAQLFYDHAKGQYPEQNITVFGRSLGTSVSTFLAAENKPGRLILETPFYSIEDIANTRFRYLPVQWLIKYEFPSFQYAPAVDCPTLILHGTRDGVVPFSSGQKLFMEFKPAYAHFVTIEEGRHNNLDEFDKYRASLDQFIR, from the coding sequence ATGCGTAAACTGTTCTTTGGGGTCGCCATTTTTACGATACCGTATACGGTTTTTTCAATATTTATGTATTTCATTCAAGACAATATCATGTTTCAGCCGCAGCCCCTGGCCTCGGACCATGTCTATCAGTTTGAATCCAAGTTTGAGGAATTCAACCTCTGGACTCCAGATAGTATAGCGCTGAATGCCCTTCATTTTAAAGTTCCTGAACCCAAAGGGGTGATTTTATACTACCACGGGAATGCGGGTAATTTAGATCGCTGGGGAGGCATAGCTGAGCAGTATACACGCTACGGTTACGATGTTATAGTGATGGATTACCGCGGTTATGGAAAAAGCGGAGGCGAGCCCGCAGAGCCGAGTATGTATACCGATGCGCAACTTTTTTACGATCATGCTAAAGGGCAATATCCGGAGCAGAACATTACCGTATTCGGCCGTTCTTTAGGAACTAGTGTCTCAACCTTTTTGGCTGCGGAGAATAAACCCGGCCGCCTGATCTTAGAAACCCCGTTTTACAGCATAGAAGACATTGCCAATACGCGTTTTAGATATTTGCCCGTTCAATGGCTTATAAAATATGAGTTCCCCAGTTTTCAGTATGCCCCAGCCGTAGACTGCCCAACGCTGATCTTGCACGGTACCCGAGACGGAGTGGTTCCTTTCAGTTCTGGACAAAAATTATTTATGGAATTCAAACCGGCCTATGCCCATTTTGTCACCATAGAAGAAGGGCGGCATAACAATTTGGATGAGTTCGATAAATACCGCGCTTCCTTAGACCAATTCATTCGATGA
- the serC gene encoding 3-phosphoserine/phosphohydroxythreonine transaminase: MQKHNFSAGPCILPQSVMQKAADAVVDYNGIGLSIIEISHRSKEFVAVMENARSLALEHLGLTGKGYQALFLQGGASMQFLMVAYNLLNTKAGYLNTGTWSSKAIKEAKLFGDLVEVASSKDKNFNYIPKAYEIPSGLDYLHLTTNNTIFGTQIKEIPQTDAPLVCDMSSDIFSRALDFSQFDLIYAGAQKNMGPAGTTLVVVKEEILGQVQRSIPSMLDYQVHIGKDSMFNTPPVFAVYTSMLTLEWLKAQGGVATIAQINEAKASLLYNEIDSNELFTGFVADPADRSTMNATFTINDESQADRFNKMWQDAGINGLNGHRSVGGYRASMYNALPLASVQVLVDVMQEFQRTA; encoded by the coding sequence ATGCAGAAACACAATTTTAGCGCCGGTCCATGTATTTTACCTCAATCTGTTATGCAAAAAGCTGCAGATGCAGTGGTAGATTACAACGGAATAGGGCTATCTATAATCGAGATCTCACATAGAAGTAAGGAATTTGTTGCCGTAATGGAAAACGCCAGAAGCCTGGCTTTGGAACATCTCGGTTTAACTGGTAAAGGTTACCAGGCCTTGTTTTTGCAAGGCGGCGCCAGCATGCAGTTCCTAATGGTAGCTTACAATTTACTAAACACCAAAGCCGGTTATCTCAATACAGGAACTTGGTCCTCTAAAGCAATTAAAGAAGCTAAGCTCTTTGGAGATCTGGTTGAAGTAGCTTCGTCCAAGGACAAGAATTTCAATTATATTCCAAAAGCCTATGAGATACCCTCAGGTTTGGATTATTTGCACCTAACTACCAACAACACCATTTTCGGTACTCAGATCAAAGAAATTCCGCAAACGGATGCGCCATTGGTATGCGATATGAGTAGTGATATCTTTTCACGTGCATTAGACTTTAGTCAATTCGATCTTATATATGCCGGGGCTCAAAAGAATATGGGACCAGCAGGAACTACTTTGGTAGTTGTAAAAGAGGAAATCCTTGGGCAAGTTCAGCGCAGCATTCCTTCTATGTTGGACTATCAGGTACATATTGGAAAAGACAGTATGTTTAACACGCCGCCAGTATTTGCAGTATACACCTCTATGTTGACCCTGGAGTGGTTAAAGGCGCAAGGTGGTGTTGCAACCATAGCCCAGATCAACGAGGCAAAAGCGTCTCTGTTATATAATGAGATCGACAGCAATGAACTCTTTACAGGTTTTGTGGCAGATCCGGCAGACCGATCTACTATGAATGCCACTTTTACCATTAACGATGAATCACAAGCAGATCGTTTCAACAAGATGTGGCAAGATGCAGGCATTAATGGCCTGAACGGACACCGCAGT
- a CDS encoding acyl-CoA reductase: MKLDLEKRIASWSKLGDELKALIAQDPPSEDLKHLLNRAEAHNGWFTEEQVRFALAAWAAELQARRLENWLAPYIINDNEPKTIAVIAAGNIPMVGLHDALCVLLSGNKLQIKLSSNDQLLLPYLFNRLIAIEPAWKDYIEIRKEAVSDYHAVIATGSDNTARYFAHYFKGKPHIIRRNRNSVAVLSGDESVEELAGLSNDIFRYYGLGCRSVSKLFVPVGYDFDKVFKAVYAWKHLLEHKKYENNYDYNKAVFLMSQFDFLENGFFMIKQDERMASPIASVFYETYKNKEDLEDKIQAKQDQIQCIVGPKSMSKAIPFGTSQSPGLNDYADGVDTMDFLLKL, from the coding sequence ATGAAGTTGGATCTAGAAAAACGCATTGCGAGTTGGAGCAAGCTAGGAGATGAACTCAAAGCCCTAATTGCCCAGGACCCACCTTCTGAAGATCTTAAGCACTTATTGAACCGCGCTGAGGCCCATAACGGCTGGTTTACCGAAGAGCAAGTGCGATTTGCTTTAGCGGCTTGGGCAGCCGAATTGCAGGCTCGAAGACTTGAGAATTGGCTAGCTCCTTATATCATTAATGACAATGAGCCTAAGACCATAGCAGTAATAGCCGCTGGAAATATTCCTATGGTAGGTCTGCATGATGCGCTTTGCGTGCTTTTAAGCGGGAACAAGCTGCAAATAAAACTCTCCTCCAACGATCAGTTACTACTACCCTATCTCTTTAACCGATTAATAGCCATTGAGCCGGCTTGGAAAGACTATATCGAAATTAGAAAGGAAGCTGTCTCGGATTACCATGCGGTAATTGCAACAGGGAGCGATAATACTGCTCGTTATTTTGCACATTACTTTAAAGGTAAGCCCCACATAATTAGACGCAATAGAAACTCTGTTGCTGTTTTGTCTGGTGATGAATCTGTCGAAGAATTGGCTGGCCTATCCAATGATATATTTCGCTATTACGGACTAGGTTGCCGCTCGGTATCGAAACTCTTTGTTCCTGTAGGCTATGATTTTGATAAGGTTTTCAAGGCTGTATACGCTTGGAAACACTTGCTCGAACATAAGAAATACGAAAACAATTACGATTACAACAAAGCTGTCTTTTTAATGAGTCAATTCGATTTTCTCGAAAATGGCTTCTTTATGATAAAGCAAGACGAGCGCATGGCTTCTCCTATTGCCAGTGTCTTTTACGAGACCTATAAAAACAAGGAAGATCTGGAGGATAAAATCCAAGCAAAGCAAGATCAAATCCAATGTATTGTAGGGCCAAAAAGTATGTCAAAGGCTATTCCCTTTGGAACTTCTCAAAGTCCTGGACTCAACGACTATGCTGATGGCGTGGATACTATGGATTTCTTGTTAAAACTTTAG
- the ychF gene encoding redox-regulated ATPase YchF produces MKAGIVGLPNVGKSTLFNCLSNAKAQSANFPFCTIEPNLGVVNVPDTRLEVLEKLVNPERVVPATVEIVDIAGLVKGASKGEGLGNQFLGNIRETDAILHVLRCFDNDNIVHVDGSVDPVRDKETIDIELQLKDLETVEKRLDKVKRAAKTGNKEAQKEEAALNLIKAGLEAGNSVRAIDVPEDAREAFVDQLQLITDKPVMYVCNVDESSAVSGNAYVEQVKAAVAQENAEVLVLAVGTEADINELEDYEERQMFLDDIGLEEPGASKLIRGAYKLLNLQTYFTAGEKEVRAWTVPIGATAPQAAGVIHSDFEKGFIRAEVIAYDDYAELGSREKVKEAGKLGIEGKEYIVQDGDVMLFRFNV; encoded by the coding sequence ATGAAAGCCGGAATTGTAGGATTACCCAACGTAGGAAAATCAACACTATTTAATTGTTTGTCTAACGCGAAAGCGCAAAGTGCCAACTTTCCTTTCTGTACCATAGAACCTAACTTAGGGGTGGTGAACGTACCAGACACGAGATTGGAAGTATTAGAGAAACTCGTAAATCCGGAGCGTGTGGTTCCTGCCACTGTTGAGATCGTGGATATTGCAGGGCTTGTAAAAGGCGCTAGTAAGGGTGAAGGTTTGGGGAATCAATTCTTAGGGAACATTCGTGAGACCGATGCTATTTTACATGTACTTCGCTGTTTTGACAATGACAATATTGTCCACGTTGACGGTTCGGTGGACCCAGTTAGAGACAAGGAAACCATAGACATCGAGCTGCAGCTAAAAGATCTAGAAACTGTAGAAAAGCGCTTGGACAAAGTAAAGCGCGCTGCCAAAACAGGGAATAAAGAAGCTCAAAAAGAAGAAGCAGCTTTGAATTTGATCAAAGCAGGCTTGGAGGCTGGTAATTCTGTACGTGCTATAGACGTGCCAGAGGACGCCAGAGAGGCTTTTGTAGATCAACTACAACTCATTACCGACAAACCTGTAATGTATGTTTGTAATGTGGATGAGTCCAGTGCAGTTAGTGGTAACGCTTATGTAGAACAAGTGAAGGCCGCGGTAGCACAAGAAAACGCAGAGGTTTTGGTATTAGCCGTAGGAACTGAGGCAGATATCAACGAGCTGGAAGATTACGAAGAACGTCAAATGTTCTTGGACGATATCGGTTTGGAAGAGCCTGGAGCCTCCAAATTGATACGCGGAGCTTACAAACTACTTAACTTGCAGACCTATTTCACAGCAGGAGAAAAAGAGGTTCGTGCTTGGACTGTGCCAATTGGAGCCACAGCACCACAAGCTGCGGGCGTTATTCACTCAGACTTTGAAAAAGGTTTTATTCGCGCAGAGGTAATTGCCTATGACGATTATGCCGAGCTAGGCTCCCGAGAAAAGGTCAAGGAAGCCGGTAAACTCGGAATAGAAGGTAAGGAATACATTGTTCAGGACGGAGATGTTATGCTGTTCCGTTTTAACGTCTAA
- a CDS encoding DNA gyrase/topoisomerase IV subunit A — translation MSDQTPLNSDELNPEDSQDTITKVTGMYQDWFLDYASYVILERAVPAIEDGFKPVQRRIMHSLKDLDDGRYNKVANIVGHTMQYHPHGDASIADAMVQIGQKDLLIDTQGNWGNILTGDRAAASRYIEARLSKFALDVVYNPKTTDWQSSYDGRKKEPIHLPVKFPLLLAQGAEGIAVGLSTKIMPHNFVELIDASIKHLQGKRFTILPDFPTGGIADFTNYNDGLRGGKIRSRARISQYDKNTLVITEIPFGTTTSSLIDSILKANDKGKIKIKKIEDNTAADVEILVHLPSGISPDKTIDALYAFTNCETSISPLGCVIEDNKPLFIGVSEMLRSSTDRTVELLKSELEIQLGELEEQWHFASLERIFIENRIYRDIEEEETWDGVISAIDKGLKPHIKHLKRAVTSEDITRLTEIRIKRISKFDIDKAQQKIEALEEQIAAVKHHLAHLIEYAIDYFKRLKKTYAAGKERKTEIRVFEDIEATKVVIRNTKLYVNREEGFIGTSLRRDEYVTDCSDIDDIIVFTQDGQMMVTKVDNKTFVGKGIIHVAVFKKKDKRTIYNMIYKDGTRGATYVKRFAVTAITRDKHYDLTAGNKGSKVLYFTANPNGEAELVTVLLRQSGSIKKLKFDLDFADQLVKGRNSKGNIVTKYPVKRIELKEKGLSTLKPRKIWFDDTVQRLNVDGRGDFLGDFRSEDRLLIINQSGMVKTVIPEMTLHFDSDMIVLEKWDPKKPLTAIYWEGSKELYYVKRFLIENPDKEESIIGDHSDSQLECIFTDYRPQAEVVFAKKRGKDRKENLVIDLEEFIAVKGISAMGNQLTKDKVLEINAMEPLPYEAPEALPAEDMEVVDEQDVSPAQQAVDDSKATDTAAEDAKDDSGEEGQTTLF, via the coding sequence ATGAGCGATCAAACTCCTTTGAATTCAGACGAATTAAACCCAGAAGATTCTCAAGATACCATCACCAAGGTAACAGGAATGTACCAGGATTGGTTCTTGGATTACGCCTCTTATGTGATCTTAGAACGCGCGGTTCCTGCCATTGAAGATGGTTTTAAACCTGTGCAGCGTCGGATCATGCATTCCTTAAAAGATCTGGATGATGGCCGCTACAACAAAGTAGCCAATATTGTTGGGCATACCATGCAGTACCACCCGCACGGGGATGCGTCTATAGCGGATGCTATGGTACAAATAGGTCAGAAGGACCTGCTTATTGACACGCAAGGTAACTGGGGAAACATACTTACTGGAGATAGGGCAGCGGCTTCTCGTTATATCGAGGCCAGATTGTCTAAGTTCGCTTTAGATGTTGTCTATAACCCAAAGACCACGGATTGGCAATCCTCTTACGACGGCCGAAAGAAAGAGCCGATCCACCTTCCTGTAAAATTTCCATTGCTGTTGGCCCAGGGAGCAGAAGGGATTGCAGTTGGGCTCTCAACCAAGATCATGCCGCACAACTTTGTAGAGCTTATCGATGCTTCTATAAAACACTTGCAAGGTAAACGCTTTACGATCCTCCCAGATTTTCCAACGGGCGGAATCGCTGATTTTACAAACTATAACGACGGTTTACGCGGAGGTAAGATCCGCAGTAGAGCGCGTATCAGCCAATACGATAAGAATACACTTGTCATTACCGAAATCCCGTTTGGTACTACGACGAGCTCGCTTATCGATTCGATCTTAAAGGCTAACGATAAAGGCAAGATCAAGATCAAGAAGATCGAAGACAACACTGCCGCAGACGTGGAAATCTTGGTGCATCTACCAAGTGGTATTTCTCCAGATAAGACCATTGATGCCTTGTATGCCTTTACCAATTGCGAGACTTCTATTTCGCCTTTAGGCTGTGTGATTGAAGACAACAAACCACTCTTTATAGGCGTCTCTGAAATGCTCAGAAGTTCAACGGACCGCACTGTAGAGCTGCTTAAAAGTGAATTGGAGATTCAATTAGGAGAATTAGAAGAGCAGTGGCATTTTGCCTCCTTGGAGCGCATCTTCATTGAAAATCGTATTTATCGCGACATAGAGGAAGAAGAAACCTGGGATGGCGTTATCAGTGCTATCGACAAGGGGCTTAAGCCGCATATCAAACATTTGAAGCGCGCAGTTACTTCAGAGGATATTACGCGTTTGACAGAGATTCGAATTAAAAGAATTTCCAAATTTGATATAGACAAGGCTCAACAAAAGATAGAGGCCTTAGAAGAGCAGATCGCAGCGGTGAAACACCATCTTGCACATCTGATCGAATATGCGATAGATTATTTTAAGCGACTAAAGAAAACCTATGCGGCGGGCAAGGAGCGCAAAACTGAGATCCGTGTCTTTGAAGATATAGAAGCAACCAAGGTAGTTATTCGCAACACCAAACTGTACGTCAATAGAGAAGAAGGTTTTATCGGTACGTCCTTGCGCCGAGACGAGTACGTTACCGACTGTTCTGATATAGATGACATCATCGTCTTTACCCAAGACGGTCAAATGATGGTGACCAAGGTAGACAACAAGACCTTTGTCGGCAAAGGGATCATTCATGTCGCTGTGTTTAAAAAGAAAGACAAGCGCACTATCTACAACATGATTTATAAAGACGGGACTCGTGGAGCAACTTATGTCAAGCGATTTGCCGTTACTGCAATAACAAGAGACAAGCACTACGATCTTACTGCGGGCAATAAAGGCAGTAAAGTACTGTATTTTACAGCGAATCCCAATGGAGAAGCAGAGCTAGTTACCGTGCTTTTACGCCAATCCGGCAGTATAAAGAAACTCAAATTCGATCTGGATTTTGCCGATCAGCTGGTAAAGGGCCGCAATTCCAAAGGAAATATTGTGACCAAGTATCCTGTAAAGCGCATTGAGCTTAAGGAAAAGGGCTTGTCTACACTTAAGCCTCGTAAGATCTGGTTTGACGATACCGTACAACGCCTAAATGTAGATGGCCGTGGAGATTTCTTGGGCGATTTTAGAAGTGAAGATCGCTTGCTTATCATCAATCAGTCCGGTATGGTCAAAACGGTCATTCCAGAGATGACCTTGCATTTTGACAGCGATATGATCGTACTGGAGAAATGGGATCCGAAGAAACCGCTCACAGCTATATACTGGGAGGGAAGCAAGGAACTCTATTACGTAAAACGCTTCTTGATAGAAAACCCAGACAAAGAAGAGAGCATAATAGGTGACCACAGTGATTCTCAATTGGAATGCATCTTTACAGACTATCGCCCGCAAGCCGAGGTTGTTTTCGCCAAGAAGCGTGGTAAGGACAGAAAAGAGAATCTAGTGATCGATCTGGAAGAGTTTATAGCGGTCAAGGGAATCAGTGCTATGGGCAACCAGCTCACCAAAGACAAGGTATTAGAGATCAACGCAATGGAACCATTGCCATATGAGGCTCCAGAAGCCTTACCAGCAGAGGATATGGAAGTTGTGGACGAACAAGACGTAAGTCCTGCTCAACAGGCCGTAGATGACTCAAAAGCTACAGATACGGCTGCGGAAGACGCTAAAGACGATTCTGGAGAAGAAGGGCAGACTACTTTGTTCTAG
- a CDS encoding alpha/beta hydrolase, with amino-acid sequence MPIWLNITLTVLAIYLAISLVLYYVQDYFLFKPEKLPKDFQFYYENQIVQEYNLETRDGGVINGLHFKVKDPIGVVLYLKGNSKSIKGWGKFAVDFTRHKYDVIMLDYRGFGKSTGKRSQKAIKRDVQYVYNKIRERVSEEYIIIYGRSMGSGFAAKIASENHPRMLILDAPYYSLTKTTSRYMPFMPLSVIL; translated from the coding sequence ATGCCTATCTGGTTAAATATCACGCTCACTGTCCTTGCCATTTACCTGGCAATAAGCTTGGTATTGTACTATGTTCAGGATTATTTCTTGTTCAAACCCGAGAAGCTGCCTAAAGATTTTCAGTTCTATTACGAAAATCAGATCGTACAAGAATACAACCTAGAAACCCGCGATGGAGGTGTAATAAACGGTTTGCATTTTAAAGTAAAAGATCCTATTGGCGTTGTGCTTTACCTAAAAGGGAACTCCAAGAGTATAAAAGGATGGGGGAAGTTCGCCGTGGATTTTACGCGTCATAAGTACGATGTGATCATGTTAGATTACCGCGGATTTGGTAAGAGTACAGGCAAACGAAGCCAAAAGGCCATAAAACGCGATGTACAATATGTCTACAATAAGATCCGTGAACGCGTTAGTGAAGAGTACATCATTATCTACGGCCGTTCCATGGGTTCTGGTTTTGCTGCCAAGATAGCTTCGGAGAATCATCCGCGGATGCTCATTTTGGATGCGCCTTATTACAGTCTTACTAAAACCACTTCGAGATACATGCCCTTTATGCCGCTATCGGTCATTTTATAG
- a CDS encoding DNA topoisomerase IV — protein sequence MKKILLLATIFLSLIACQEPERNCADFKTGTFTFEEFVNGELKQTTFVRNDTIEIDYYDEKIDTFSIRWINDCEYVMKNLRPKNQAEERPVHFKILKTEGSNYTFEYAMVIKKNKASKRYVRQGTATKVSEATTRTK from the coding sequence GTGAAAAAAATACTGCTACTCGCTACTATATTTTTAAGTCTAATTGCTTGTCAGGAGCCGGAGCGCAATTGTGCCGACTTCAAAACAGGTACCTTTACTTTTGAGGAGTTTGTTAATGGGGAGCTCAAGCAGACCACCTTTGTACGTAACGATACTATCGAGATCGATTATTATGACGAAAAGATAGATACCTTTAGTATACGTTGGATCAACGACTGTGAGTACGTGATGAAGAATTTACGTCCTAAGAATCAAGCCGAAGAACGCCCGGTCCACTTTAAGATCTTAAAAACAGAAGGAAGTAATTACACCTTCGAATATGCAATGGTGATTAAAAAGAATAAGGCCAGCAAACGTTACGTTCGCCAAGGCACTGCCACGAAAGTCAGCGAAGCCACTACTAGAACAAAGTAG
- a CDS encoding DNA topoisomerase IV subunit B codes for MAKEAQYTEDNIRSLDWKEHIRMRPGMYIGKLGDGSSPDDGIYILLKEVIDNCIDEFVMGAGKTIEIRIKDKEVHVRDYGRGIPLGKVVDVVSKMNTGGKYDSRAFKKSVGLNGVGTKAVNALSTSFRVESVRDQQIKAATFAYGELVEDLPVEDTSRRKGTKVSFVPDPEIFKNYKYRSEYVAKMLKNYVYLNPGLTIDFNGEKYHSANGLKDLLEDNMNKEDMLYPIIHLRGDDIEIAITHSKTQYSEEYHSFVNGQNTTQGGTHQAAFREAVVKTVREFYGKNYDASDIRKSIVAAISVKVMEPVFESQTKTKLGSTEMGDGLPTVRTYINDFVKTQVDNFLHKNPETAEKLQRKIMQAERERKELSGIRKLAKERAKKASLHNKKLRDCRVHLGDMKNDRRLESTLFITEGDSASGSITKSRDVNTQAVFSLRGKPLNSYGMSKKIVYENEEFNLLQAALNIEESLEDLRYNNIVIATDADVDGMHIRLLLITFFLQFFPELIKEGHLYILQTPLFRVRNKKETIYCYSEQERIDAIEKLKPKPEITRFKGLGEISPDEFKHFIGNDIRLDPVMLDKAMSIESLLNFYMGKNTPDRQEFIINNLKVELDRVED; via the coding sequence ATGGCAAAAGAAGCACAATATACCGAGGATAATATACGCTCGCTGGATTGGAAGGAACACATCCGCATGCGTCCCGGAATGTACATCGGGAAGCTGGGAGATGGTTCTTCTCCAGACGATGGTATATACATCTTACTCAAAGAGGTAATAGACAACTGTATCGATGAATTCGTCATGGGCGCGGGTAAGACCATCGAGATCCGCATCAAAGACAAAGAAGTCCACGTACGCGACTACGGCCGTGGAATACCTTTGGGCAAAGTAGTGGATGTGGTGTCCAAAATGAATACTGGAGGTAAATACGACTCCAGAGCCTTTAAAAAATCTGTAGGTTTGAACGGGGTAGGTACCAAAGCCGTAAATGCGCTATCTACTAGTTTTCGTGTCGAGTCTGTTAGAGACCAGCAGATCAAAGCCGCCACTTTTGCATACGGCGAGTTGGTAGAAGACCTACCTGTGGAAGACACTTCCCGCAGGAAAGGTACCAAGGTGAGTTTTGTGCCCGATCCGGAGATCTTTAAGAATTACAAGTACCGTTCGGAGTATGTGGCCAAGATGCTCAAGAACTATGTGTATCTCAACCCTGGGCTTACCATTGATTTTAATGGAGAAAAGTATCATTCTGCCAATGGTCTAAAGGATCTGTTGGAGGATAATATGAACAAGGAGGATATGCTGTATCCTATCATCCATTTACGCGGTGATGATATTGAAATAGCAATAACCCATTCCAAAACACAGTATAGTGAAGAGTATCACTCCTTTGTCAACGGGCAGAATACTACCCAAGGAGGGACGCACCAAGCTGCTTTTCGTGAGGCCGTTGTAAAAACTGTTCGTGAGTTCTACGGCAAGAACTATGACGCCAGTGATATTCGCAAGTCTATAGTAGCAGCCATTAGCGTTAAAGTGATGGAGCCTGTTTTTGAGTCGCAGACCAAGACCAAGTTAGGTTCCACAGAAATGGGAGACGGTTTGCCTACTGTAAGAACGTATATCAACGATTTTGTCAAAACTCAAGTTGACAACTTCTTGCACAAGAATCCAGAGACAGCAGAAAAGCTGCAACGCAAGATCATGCAAGCCGAACGCGAGCGCAAGGAACTTTCCGGTATTCGCAAATTGGCTAAGGAGCGTGCTAAAAAAGCGAGTCTTCACAACAAAAAACTTCGCGACTGCCGTGTGCATTTAGGTGATATGAAGAACGATCGCCGTTTGGAGTCTACGCTATTTATAACGGAGGGAGATTCTGCAAGTGGTAGTATTACTAAGAGTCGTGATGTGAACACCCAAGCGGTATTCTCACTTAGAGGAAAGCCTCTGAACTCTTATGGGATGAGCAAGAAGATCGTTTACGAGAACGAAGAGTTCAACCTCTTGCAAGCGGCACTCAACATAGAAGAGTCACTAGAAGACTTAAGATACAATAACATTGTAATAGCTACGGATGCCGATGTGGATGGGATGCACATTCGTTTGCTACTTATCACTTTCTTTTTGCAGTTCTTTCCAGAACTTATCAAAGAAGGGCATCTTTACATTCTACAAACCCCACTGTTTAGAGTGCGAAACAAAAAAGAGACCATCTATTGTTATTCGGAACAGGAGCGAATAGACGCCATAGAAAAACTCAAGCCCAAGCCAGAGATCACCCGATTCAAGGGATTGGGCGAGATATCTCCGGATGAGTTCAAGCATTTTATAGGCAATGATATTCGTTTAGATCCTGTGATGCTAGACAAGGCCATGTCCATCGAGTCTCTGCTGAATTTCTATATGGGCAAGAATACCCCGGACCGACAAGAATTTATTATCAATAACCTAAAGGTTGAATTGGACCGTGTAGAGGACTAG
- a CDS encoding 4Fe-4S dicluster domain-containing protein, which translates to MAIIITDECINCGACEPECPNTAIYEGADDWRYADGTDLTGDLVLPNGAAVNAEETQQPISDEIYYIVPDKCTECMGFHEEPQCAAVCPVDCCVPDENHVEDEETLLGKQAFMHH; encoded by the coding sequence ATGGCGATCATAATTACCGACGAATGTATCAATTGCGGCGCCTGTGAGCCAGAGTGCCCAAACACTGCCATATATGAGGGTGCCGACGATTGGCGTTATGCAGACGGAACAGATCTCACCGGAGACTTGGTATTGCCCAACGGAGCTGCAGTGAACGCAGAGGAGACCCAACAACCTATAAGTGATGAGATCTACTATATAGTACCCGATAAATGTACGGAGTGCATGGGCTTTCACGAAGAGCCGCAATGCGCAGCCGTTTGTCCGGTAGATTGTTGTGTTCCGGACGAAAATCATGTAGAAGACGAAGAGACCTTGCTCGGAAAGCAGGCTTTTATGCACCACTGA
- a CDS encoding tetratricopeptide repeat protein produces the protein MHSGGANTILRNNRKLLKKRSSRFKSKRTIMGLKDKDIRRDESENKKLTTWSASEIKRVGRKLRRRRRVETAIVLLLIFAALLFIFSSFGSYHKPESHAAPVAAKQFSKNQTDLEEVSEDPYVQSKDVKAEQYMIFGREFFYSGQYRRALKMFEKALALSPQHCLAPAWIANTNEQLDALGVRKMKKLGETRYVSMYENR, from the coding sequence ATGCATTCAGGTGGCGCAAATACCATATTGAGAAACAACCGTAAGCTGCTTAAAAAACGCTCCAGCCGTTTTAAGAGCAAGCGCACTATTATGGGCCTGAAAGACAAGGACATCCGCAGAGATGAATCCGAAAACAAAAAGCTCACAACATGGAGCGCCTCAGAAATAAAACGAGTTGGTAGAAAGCTACGTCGCAGAAGACGTGTAGAAACTGCAATTGTCCTTTTGCTGATCTTTGCCGCTTTGCTATTTATATTCAGCAGCTTTGGCAGTTACCACAAGCCAGAGTCTCACGCTGCTCCTGTTGCCGCTAAACAGTTTTCTAAAAACCAAACAGATCTGGAAGAGGTATCTGAAGATCCTTATGTGCAATCAAAAGATGTTAAAGCAGAGCAATACATGATCTTTGGTAGAGAGTTCTTTTATTCTGGACAATACCGGCGAGCACTAAAAATGTTCGAAAAAGCCTTGGCGCTGTCGCCTCAGCATTGTTTGGCACCTGCGTGGATAGCCAATACCAATGAACAATTGGATGCCCTTGGAGTACGTAAAATGAAAAAACTTGGAGAAACCCGCTATGTGTCTATGTATGAGAATCGTTAG